The genomic stretch ctttttttactataaatttgcCAGGTACTAATTTATTTCCTATCATCCAGGGAAATAAATTCATGACTAGTCTGAATTCAGTGTCATATTGACCATTTTAACTCCTCCTCCTATTTGACCTTTAAGCAAAGACTAACTTACATTAGACTTTAACATTACAATCTAACCCCAAAATCTTCAATactttattagttattaaataaatatataacaaccaGGTactgtacgataaaaaaaacatgaattatagttttgtaatttttgttttctttaattaataagaaaataatatacagatttactttcacaacTCCTTTCCCAATATAAAAAGTCATGAAACTGAAATAGGATCATATTCCATCTTCacttaaatatatctaaattatagtataaaattatcagGAAAAACTCTTTCTGCTTTCGGACTGTTACAATATTGGTCTTAAATTTGGAGTCCAATGTGTTCCTCCATGTGTACCTTAGAAAGTGGACAATTTGGTAGACCTTCAAAGATGGCACTAGCGGACTCCCATGGCCACATAACCCGATCGGAATACGCGCTTATCATATCGAGTTGCGCTTTATCTGGAATGTAATATTCACTGCGAGGTTTTCTGTCTGGACCGACGCAGTAATAGTATTTGCACCCACTTTTCTTTGAAATTCGAGCAATCCACGGTTctgaaaaataatgtatatatatatgtgcatgtgaagaaatctatttttaagaattcgtacgtattttaacaataatcgaATAATTTATCACAACTGTTTCAATGATTAAATcgatattatgattataattatgacACTCaccttttatttcttttatgaaTAGGAGAGACCCGATTTCATAGAACATGTCATTCTTTTGTCCTCGTTTTGGTATGTCTACTGTCAATGCCTTTTTAGTTCTCTTCATAGCTCGATACTCTAAATTGGCTATTGCAGATGAAAAAGATTCCATATTGAAAAATCTTTTACACCTGATTGGAAGCGCCTGAGCATCATCCGGTTTCTCCAAAGCATTACAGAACAAATTACATTGATTGACACtgaaaaagaataaattaacatttttttattttataggcagttgtttaaatagtaaaatagcaACCTAAGaacagaaaaattaaacatatatggacatgtagaaatattaaaattactagaCTAGAAAAAtaacgtatattattattatttttaaatatttaaacagtttGGTTTTgttccataaaataatataatctaacaAACCGTTCAGTGAGTGGCAACGCTGAAATGTCTATACCACCGAGCACCATCGCATCAATAACGTGAAGTGCTTTACTGCGCATCTGTTTACCTCCCTGACCACGGTATTCTCTTGCaatctaagaaaaaaataattaataaattactgtgaagtttcgattaaaacaaaaaattatgaaaacacaatttaaaatttcgaaTCAGAATTTTGCCTACCCTTGCTCGAGTACGGATAAACGAAGTTAAACTCGTTATTACCTCATTCTCATAACCCGATGATACGGCAATCCGATACGCCCGAAGAGAACACAGCGATATGACATGGTACTGGGCAAGGAAGTGCAAAACTAAGAATGCTAACTTCTCGACTGACCCGttagtaaaattttttaaaagaataaatttgTATTGGACAGACCAGGAATTTGAAACCAGGACATAGCTTTCAAGCATTCTCGGGCTTTATGAGCTAGCCACATAGCCAACGGGACAGTCAACAAAATCTTATTAAACGTAACAAACATATTACCACCAAATATACATcagttataagattttttaaatgtaaatgtttaattaatttttaaaaagaattttgAAAAGGTACCTCTCCGTAGAGTAGAGTATTTGCTGGTAAAGTTATATGCAGATCAGCAATGATTCTCCAATTCGATCCCTCCAGCTGATATACTTGTTTACCTCCACAGGCTAAAAacgaaattaactttaaaatttatttaaaagagtatTCCAAGTATGCGTTTACTTGGTCTTTATAAGTCtttgaaatcatataaaaatcagGACACTATTTACCTATGAATATTCGTAGATCTGAGTTATTTTTACCACTACTCAAGAAAGTGAAATGCCAGTCATACACATTAGCAAACATTGTTCGTAAGTCGGATGCTTGCTCTAGATATCTCGGTGGTCTATTgagataagtatttttaaaagaataagaaCTATGAATACCGTTCGTAATCTTTGATATGTTCAAGACATTTGTTAAAGTGTCTTCAGGGCCACGGCGCTCTGGTTTCGTACGCACTTTATCAGGTAACTGAAAAGAATGATCAGTTATCcggtcatatttattttaatgaaaaataaatatttcgattttcaaaaaataagaaattattatatttttattgtgataaGTGGTATTTtgcatatacatttttatgtagattgtcatattacataataagcATAATTAATGGCTCTTACTTCCCATAGCTGCAAACATTTTTCTTTCATCTTAGCCTGACTTTCGTCTCTAAGAGTTTTGTCTTTACTAAATTCACCAATctttaacaaatttttaatttgccTCTCgccaattctaaaaatataatttagttcaaATATTGTACTAAAAtcacaatattttgttatttatgtgcTATAAATATGTGAAAAACTAtgtgaaaaacaaattaaatgacAACTTAAGAGAAATGTTTTTACAGAACTGTATAAGTCATCATCACAAACACCAAAATTGATTGGATAAAACTGATTTTAAATTCAATCCTAAAATATTTGACCCACTCATACTAaccaataaatcaaattatagcttaaaaaatgattaaaatttatacaaataagtcAATGTGAGTGGATGAGcacacaatattttatatttcacataaaGATTGattattgaaaatcaaaatacttaacaggtttattatttacatacatacaattgCTCTTGTATATATACTCATAGAACTCTCTGTCTTCTTGAATAACTGACAAGGGAACCAACTGCGTAACATCATCATCCCCTGTACGGCTATTccataatattgaattaacagaaaataaatgtttctcaGCTGATTCGGTACCCACTTTTTTCCACATACATATAAGATATCTCTCAGAGTTTGCTGGTCGTGAAGTTACTGGTTTAAGTATACAAACTGAAAATGAAATACACACATTCAACTGATTGTATTCTGATTGAATTCTTAATATATTCTGATTTAGTGgaacataaaacaatttactataaaactatattatgaatataaatggaaatttattatttttttaatgtaagtgatataataagaattttTTGTGATCATTTTTTACCTTTTTCAAAACttctatacattatataaattagtcCAACACTGAAGTGTGTGAAAATGTCAAACAACTTGACAACAAAATGACCACCAGTTCTAACAAGCATCAAGGCAGCAAGACACTGACACAAATACAATTGCTTTGataatatttcttgtatattTTCTTGACCTTCTACTGAAAAaccctaaaaatatttataatttgataaatgttACATATCAATAACAATTAAGCGATTTATGTTACTTACCCCATCAGCCATAAGAAAGTGAACACCTATATCAtcagtttgttttaaaacataatcTTTTAAAGACGATAAATTAGCTGGATCAAAAATGTTGCCATCATTATTCACACCATAATATGTGTTAAAAGTTTCTGGAGTTCCAGCATAAAAAtctgataatttaaaatctttagaACCCTTTAAGGTAAATCCAAAACCTGAAggaacaaaaatattgttaacacaacaaaaaaaaaagaaacatttgtgATCAATATATGCTGCAGTATTAAAACCTTTTGCTCTCCATccttttctaaataaaacatattctgAAAACCCTCCAGGACCAGCACATACATCTGCAAAGTATAGTAAATCTTTTTTGTCAACAGCTGGTTccccattttgtttttttggatTTGTAAACATGAAGTCCAGCACTGCATCCATATTAGCCATTTTAACTGCAGCtcggtttaaaaatataacggaACCTATTGTCTCATATGGATTGCTTCGTGATCTAGCAGTTCTCATATCCTCTCCATCTAAGTTGTCAAATATTgtctgtaaaattattttttatgtatattatatgtaacacATACTACCATTGCCATCCAAAATATGGGAAGACACAGAACAGCTATCTCCATCAGttaatacacatttaaaaaaaaaaaattaatatgatgaactttttcattcaataatgaaagaaaaagtttttacttcAATATAgctaaaatttttacttttttctaaatatatcttCAATAACTGTTTCTAAACTATTAAACaacagtaaatattaattttactgacaaaatgtaaatataatataattactattacttACTTTAGAGTTCAAAATTCCTTTTAATACTTGTGGATCAACAAAGTCAGTCTCATCCtcaattgataattttttatgaCCTTTTTTTAACCACTTCTCTAAATCATCACCATTAAGAGTCTCCTCTGATGAAACTGGCATCCACACCTACAAATTTCAAAGCTTATAAATACCATCAcaatgaatatgaatataataataattgaaatttctATTCACCACATCTTCCTTGGCCTCCGGCAGCGCATCATCTGATGACCATTTAAAATCTTGAGGAACATCTCCAACAACTGATGGTTTTAAACCTAAGCCTCGTCTTCCTTTTTGTGTAGAAGCTTGCACAGGTTCAACTCTACCATGTTCAAATTTACCTAATCCTTTGCCAGGTTTGTGACCCATGTTACTCATCAACCTTTTGGATATCTCAGAATAGCCACTGGTATATGTGTTAAtgtctttattattttcagatgttttattgtaaaatgtgcTATCATTAGACATTTGGAAGCTTTGCCGACCTGATCCTTCTTCACTATCATTATCCTTAAATCCAGGTCGAAAGTCATCGTACTGTTCATTAGGTGATGAACAATTTTCACTTAAACTGCTTCTACTTAATCTAGTCGCTCGTCCAGGGCTATTTTCTGTATAGCTTAGTCTAGTTTTATTGGATCTCTGACTATCACTTGCATACCTTTCAGTAAATTGTGTCTCTGGCGTTTCTTCGTCAGATTCTtgattaactaaaaataaagcgataataatacaaattaaaaatgtcagtTTCATTTTAGGATACCACAAAGATAACTCTtacactgatattataaatgttgcaCCCAACATAACTTTAACCTTGGCtaaatacttttaaagaaaAACGTTAATAGTAAACGCACAATCGAACACatcgtattttattatacaattcgaACAACGTACTAGATCCGTGTGAGGTTGTTGAAGAAGCACCATACGTATCTGCGCGTGGACGTTTACAGGGCATGGAACTTTCGTCGCTGCTCGAGTCATCATCTGAGGgatctatcaaataaaaaatatttattacatataaatttaatataatattatttacagtaatgAATAATTGGACATTATTACCTGAAAGATTCATGACTGCTTGTTCtagaaatcaatattaaaaatcctACACAGTCCTACAcgatatagttttaaaaacaatttttgtttaaaactatACTGCTTAGCCTATTTGTGTCATCTTaaaaatttttcttttgtgtTGCGAAAAGTGTAAGTACACACACAGTAAACAGTGTTATTTGATTTaagtaaattgtaaaatgtaaaataaactgaTACCGATTAAAAAACTAGTTGTATATTGTTGTGAACGGGACATGGGAACAGATTATACAGATTACAGACCACTCACCACAGAGTACATAAATGCtatgttaaatttgtaaaacgGAACTTCTATACTGTAGAAAAAatactatacttttttttatttttggatccCGTATCATTgccaataaatttatgtttttgagcAAGGTTACGAAATTAAAGGATGATCGATATAATTATGtgctgaaatatattatattttggaaCACACCTTAGGAGATatactcttttttttatggaatagagggcaaacgagcaggagcctcacctgatggaaagtgactaccaccgcccaatgcccatggacatctgcaacaccaggaggcttgcaggtgcgttgccggcctttgagaaaggagtaggctcttttcttgaggcagaaaatgtctcaatctctctctctctctcaatCAAAGCCATGTTTTGTACATTATTGTAATCCTTAAAAATACGttacacaaaattattttatgacagccaatgatgttctagtaaacagacaTGTTATTAAcgtgcaaaaagtgaagactagaaaacgtcctaattgtgacgtttggCTTTAGTCTGTGTCGCGCATAGAAACAAGTAATATGTTTCGCGCTCCtacttaataacaataataactatCCAAAATGCCATCGTGTGTGTTTAGAAAGTGTACCAATTACGATACCAAAGTTAATAAAACACAAGGATCTCATACCACGCGTAATTAAGCAATATACtctgatttattaatatatttcatatagttTTCTAATTTTCTGATATTCGGAGGTTAGAAAAAAGAAAGAGATGGAAAATACACGTTTTTTGTAAGAACAACAAGGATGCGTGCATAGAACAAAAGTACAGATGCGAATATTAGGCAGTAAAGTAGTACCATCACTTTGTATCTctctttacaaatttatttgttatatttaaattgattacttttaatttaactatgAATTTGTTATTTCGAGGTCTCTAAACCTCcttcttttataaaaagttgTTGTTAACGAGACAAAATCTATTACAGCCCTAGCacctttatttatgtttaacgaGGAGGAAATGCGTTAACGCATGCCACCCGGTCGGGGGACCGGGAcgagggccccgtgccagggcctAATGCCCTGTCCCACTTAAACAATCCGCGGGCttccaccatgccgccgaggggtgaggcaacgggatcgcTCAGGGCATGCAACCGCGATTCCACCAGCGGCTGCCACCGTGAGGCGGCTGAATGACAAACGTAGAAAGCACGCCTAGTGCGCGCCTTCCTCCTCATCCTCCATGTGCTTATGTGACGACCTCCCCCAAGTTCGCACTGGAGGCTGAGCGTCAACGAAGCTGACCCAATAGCAAAAAAGATGGTTCGCTCAGCCGCTGACCGCTCAAGCACCTGGGCCTACcacaaataggctatttgactggtttttaaaatccattttatattatttagtagaggttaaggaaaccagtaaaagttgatttttttatttctagtacgtaTTTGctgataaatatgatattaaaaattccatatttaaataacgcgcgaaaacgctacttggacaatatggcgctgcaatggagtcggtgacgtcactttgctgtattttaatctgtggtacatatagtaattagaaaagcaaggtttacaacaaagtgacttcatcataagcccggccaatcaggagcgttttgtgtcgagtgacaaacgtttaaaaaaatacatttttattttttatttattgatttttgaataaattaagtattattttcaagttacgttagtaaataaccatttttaaactcataatatagaatgattacaataattcattatttatttttcgcattgtcaaatagcctattgggcCGTCTGGCCCGTCTGCCagtcttaattatattgtagAGATTacatattagatttattttgtttctaagAGTTCTAATATTGACCATTTGCAGATGATAATATATCTCTTATTTTATAACTTGACAGAGGGATAAACAACTGCGAAGTTGCGAGCTGTCTCAGGTTCAAGGTCggtttatcaaaaataatttggtCCTAAATACGAAAAAGTACTAAATCTAGGTATATCGAAATTTAAGCAAAACTCTGCGATTTCTTTAAATAACGAAAGGCAAGACAGGACAGCACTATTATATAGGTAGCGCAATTTGCAATTACATTATTCAAAAACTCACGAATGTAAGTTAAGAAacttaattttagtaatttctaatctgatgtcatatggaatgttatTATGGAGTAATGTCGATCTTGAAATTACATTTCTTCTACAGAAAAAAACCTTCGAACCTTTTCAGTAATAAATAgagaaaattattcaaaaataaatacaaaacacacTCGTAAACTCGCTTACTCACTTGTTTCCGCGGGGTACAAAGGACGttttttttggtaatattacaaatacatattaaggtttaattaataaatattattactcatTAGTCATTACGTTCAAATTTCGATAaacatgcttagatctttgtgGGCCAGTCGTCATTAATCACTGTTTCAATCGTTTAGACTAGGACTAATTGagataaacaattatttttttctttaaatacctGTTTGTTATGAAAGAGTTActactatgcgagtttcttttAGTTGGAATCTTCTTTCAAGAAGTATGCTTGGCTACTTTTAATACTACATTATCGATACACTTTACACACTTACATTTGTaagaaaaatcatttatttataaaaataagaaaatgtaattcGAAAATTCATTGGCGCAACTTatctattaaatttttcatatttcaaaagGTAGACAAAGAGTATGAGTAATGAGTATGcttgtgtaatttcagtagttcgggatggccaaaataatattatcgttgtacaatgatgcttcaatgtctctatcttctGCTAGAAtccccacgctatagtccaattgttttatatgacagctcaataatatttaaaataagaaatagtgttacatgccagtactaaatgctatgccatataaaataatattaattacagttttacaaattagtgatcaattaatt from Vanessa cardui chromosome 12, ilVanCard2.1, whole genome shotgun sequence encodes the following:
- the LOC124534171 gene encoding cap-specific mRNA (nucleoside-2'-O-)-methyltransferase 1, with protein sequence MNLSDPSDDDSSSDESSMPCKRPRADTYGASSTTSHGSINQESDEETPETQFTERYASDSQRSNKTRLSYTENSPGRATRLSRSSLSENCSSPNEQYDDFRPGFKDNDSEEGSGRQSFQMSNDSTFYNKTSENNKDINTYTSGYSEISKRLMSNMGHKPGKGLGKFEHGRVEPVQASTQKGRRGLGLKPSVVGDVPQDFKWSSDDALPEAKEDVVWMPVSSEETLNGDDLEKWLKKGHKKLSIEDETDFVDPQVLKGILNSKTIFDNLDGEDMRTARSRSNPYETIGSVIFLNRAAVKMANMDAVLDFMFTNPKKQNGEPAVDKKDLLYFADVCAGPGGFSEYVLFRKGWRAKGFGFTLKGSKDFKLSDFYAGTPETFNTYYGVNNDGNIFDPANLSSLKDYVLKQTDDIGVHFLMADGGFSVEGQENIQEILSKQLYLCQCLAALMLVRTGGHFVVKLFDIFTHFSVGLIYIMYRSFEKVCILKPVTSRPANSERYLICMWKKVGTESAEKHLFSVNSILWNSRTGDDDVTQLVPLSVIQEDREFYEYIYKSNCIIGERQIKNLLKIGEFSKDKTLRDESQAKMKEKCLQLWELPDKVRTKPERRGPEDTLTNVLNISKITNGIHSSYSFKNTYLNRPPRYLEQASDLRTMFANVYDWHFTFLSSGKNNSDLRIFIACGGKQVYQLEGSNWRIIADLHITLPANTLLYGEIAREYRGQGGKQMRSKALHVIDAMVLGGIDISALPLTERVNQCNLFCNALEKPDDAQALPIRCKRFFNMESFSSAIANLEYRAMKRTKKALTVDIPKRGQKNDMFYEIGSLLFIKEIKEPWIARISKKSGCKYYYCVGPDRKPRSEYYIPDKAQLDMISAYSDRVMWPWESASAIFEGLPNCPLSKVHMEEHIGLQI